From Plasmodium chabaudi chabaudi strain AS genome assembly, chromosome: 12, the proteins below share one genomic window:
- a CDS encoding Plasmodium exported protein, unknown function (term=annotation;date=20171003;qualifier=added_GO:0043657;qualifier=added_literature=pmid:15591202;curatorName=ucb@sanger.ac.uk;~;query 832-937; ~;query 809-831; ~;query 938-960; ~;query 1-808; ~;query 961-997; ~tmhmm; query 1-998), which yields MIQLIIKILMHIILIYAFLNYNKTNKNDVVILLAYDRILKNFDNEKLLYTLKWYTKGKNDERNKLTNEKDKNNVKSNSKTLSNNDKYIKDNIIKNSNKQPNLEIPTIDSFSRRMLYECQHNNVIINESKLNEIKENIKLKVSLLKDLPPTILSNTCPLNSKFERLHNDYTPIELNPDDLLNASNKDAIKYKSPSNKYTGLENSAALKAILNNRQDIKNYQNDIELLLGYVLSENEWVYRNIGFYQDKLLREKLKLCQQNINKEAELKKAQIDSKKIILQKSQRIKQGQLIEQKQLIKQDQLIEQKQLLEQKQLIEQNQLIKQSQLIKQKQLIKQKQLIKQNQLIKQDQLIEQNQLIEQNQLIEQKQLIEQKQLIEKNQLIEQKQLIEQKQLIEQNQLIKQNQLIKQNQLIKQNQLIKQNQLIKQSQLIKQDQLIEQKQLIEQNQLIEQKQLIEQNQLIEQNQLIEQKQLIEQKQLIEKNQLIEQKQLIEQKQLIEQNQLIEQNQPIKQGQLIEQKQPQKISVEKRGVNDNKYTIIKDNLENKTKLPSNLDLLKKQNNIKVEDTLNQVPKPLNKDIAKENALQEYKHSINTDSKQNEIKEVNKIRDSYDKTNNNSSNKKEIIIEIFMKDKEKVEKSNKREQVIEIFMNDANKKELKTQNDTNKKYDVSNKDSFENPNELKLERSIPNNKDNNDDKFLEHEKNCLTQLNINNKKEIIRPKNENVKVLDISPINKTEEKSNNNPNLYENDITDLFDNDEIQDLLVDVVTNNKVEELSIDEMYAETERLLFEKVIGPKPIKGKFYKVKKYLKIFAVYILPIILSSVSISLIGFQLSGIMATHYMDAALITAGKTTLVQGSQCLVNAAAGVINGITYDVLPNIGVSNLNFDSLFSSFADTVKSAAKVGTDTITNALDCVADNAITNAIASATSSATAIVCMQMFYPIGIAINVAIIIYMLTKIIVELNDRGKFDKFHKYRKKFINKLKKFNRKVRKKITNNN from the exons ATGATTCAATtgattattaaaatattgatGCACATTATCTTAATATATGCTTTCCTAAATTACAACAAA ACGAACAAAAATGATGTCGTAATATTGTTAGCATATGATAGGATCTTGAAGAATTtcgataatgaaaaattattatatactttaAAGTGGTATACCaaaggaaaaaatgatgagaGAAATAAACTAACTAATGAGaaggataaaaataatgtgaaAAGTAACTCCAAAACATTAAgcaataatgataaatatataaaagataatataataaaaaatagcaaTAAGCAACCAAATTTAGAAATACCCACCATAGATTCTTTTTCAAGAAGAATGCTATATGAATGCCAACATAATaatgttataataaatgaatctAAACTTAATGAAATCAAAGAAAACATTAAATTGAAAGtttctttattaaaagATTTGCCCCCAACAATACTAAGTAACACATGCCCACTGAATAGCAAATTTGAACGATTACATAATGATTATACTCCAATTGAATTAAATCCAGATGATTTGTTAAATGCATCAAATAAAGATgcgataaaatataaaagccCGTCTAATAAGTATACAGGATTAGAAAATTCAGCTGCCTTAAAAgctatattaaataatagacaagatattaaaaattatcaaaatgatATTGAATTATTGTTAGGTTATGTATTATCTGAAAATGAGTGGGTTTATAGAAATATTGGATTTTACCAAGACAAGCTTTTAAGAGAAAAGCTTAAATTATGTCAAcagaatataaataaagaagcaGAATTGAAGAAAGCACAAATAGAtagcaaaaaaattatactaCAAAAAAGTCAACGGATAAAACAAGGTCAACTGATAGAGCAAAAACAACTGATAAAACAAGATCAACTGATAGAGCAAAAACAACTGTTAGAGCAAAAACAACTGATAGAGCAAAATCAACTGATAAAACAAAGCCAGctgataaaacaaaaacaactgataaaacaaaaacaattgataaaacaaaatcaaCTGATAAAACAAGATCAACTGATAGAGCAAAATCAACTGATAGAGCAAAATCAACTGATAGAGCAAAAACAACTGATAGAGCAAAAACAACTGATAGAGAAAAATCAACTGATAGAGCAAAAACAACTGATAGAGCAAAAACAACTGATAGAGCAAAATCAActgataaaacaaaatcaactgataaaacaaaatcaactgataaaacaaaatcaactgataaaacaaaatcaaCTGATAAAACAAAGCCAGCTGATAAAACAAGATCAACTGATAGAGCAAAAACAACTGATAGAGCAAAATCAACTGATAGAGCAAAAACAACTGATAGAGCAAAATCAACTGATAGAGCAAAATCAACTGATAGAGCAAAAACAACTGATAGAGCAAAAACAACTGATAGAGAAAAATCAACTGATAGAGCAAAAACAACTGATAGAGCAAAAACAACTGATAGAGCAAAATCAACTGATAGAGCAAAATCAACCGATAAAACAAGGTCAACTGATAGAACAAAAACAACCGCAAAAAATTTCAGTGGAAAAAAGGGGGGtgaatgataataaatatactataataaaagataatttagagaacaaaacaaaattgcCTTCAAATCTTGATTTGTtaaaaaagcaaaataatataaaagtagAAGATACATTAAATCAAGTACCGAAACCATTAAATAAAGACATAGCAAAGGAAAATGCATTACAGGAATATAAGCATTCTATAAACACAGATAgcaaacaaaatgaaataaaggaagtaaataaaataagagACTCATATGACAAAACAAATAACAattcatcaaataaaaaagaaataattatcgaaatatttatgaaagaTAAAGAGAAAGTagaaaaatcaaataaaagagAACAAGTAAtcgaaatatttatgaatgacgcaaacaaaaaagaattaaagACACAAAatgatacaaataaaaaatatgatgtaTCAAATAAGGATAGTTTCGAAAACccaaatgaattaaaattggAAAGGAGCAtaccaaataataaagataataacGATGACAAATTTCTAgaacatgaaaaaaattgtttaactcaattaaatattaataataaaaaggaaattatTCGgccaaaaaatgaaaatgtaaaaGTTTTAGACATATCCcccataaataaaacagaggaaaaaagtaataataatccaaatttatatgaaaatgatattacagatttatttgataaCGATGAGATACAAGATTTATTGGTTGATGTGGTAACTAATAACAAAGTAGAGGAACTTTCTATAGATGAAATGTATGCAGAAACTGAACGACTTTTATTTGAGAAAGTAATCGGGCCAAAGCCAATTAAAggcaaattttataaagtaaaaaaatatttaaaaatatttgctgtgtatatattaccaataatattatcatcGGTTTCAATTTCCTTAATCGGATTCCAACTTTCTGGAATTATGGCGACTCATTATATGGATGCAGCTCTTATAACAGCGGGAAAAACAACACTAGTTCAAGGGTCACAATGTTTAGTAAACGCTGCAGCTGGTGTTATAAATGGAATTACATATGACGTATTACCGAATATAGGAGTTAGTAATTTAAACTTTGATAGCTTATTCAGCTCTTTTGCTGACACTGTTAAAAGTGCTGCAAAGGTTGGCACGGATACTATCACTAATGCTTTAGACTGTGTAGCTGATAATGCGATAACTAATGCCATTGCTTCTGCTACATCATCTGCTACTGCAATTGTGTGTATGCAAATGTTCTACCCAATTGGAATTGCGATAAACGTtgcaattattatatatatgctcaCAAAGATAATAGTAGAATTAAATGATAGGGgtaaatttgataaatttcataaatatcGAAAGaagtttataaataaattaaaaaaatttaataggAAAGTAAGGAAGAAAATTaccaataataattaa
- a CDS encoding Plasmodium exported protein, unknown function (term=annotation;date=20171003;qualifier=added_GO:0043657;qualifier=added_literature=pmid:15591202;curatorName=ucb@sanger.ac.uk;~;query 22-156; ~;query 217-223; ~;query 4-21; ~;query 157-179; ~;query 194-216; ~;query 1-3; ~;query 180-193; ~;query 200-200;GPI_cleavage_site_score=0.12900001;~tmhmm; query 1-224): MNSVFFINPFIFALIICCQYYQHEENKSEHIFKEPNAAVTLSSRINRLLAECEAVPSTNPLSSHRQKEMQSNAESQKGELGINLNENDIANLEKFIKENMNDLVEGDDDDDDDEIESEDEGYSSNHKSCNKRKTLENSYDKNPKYFLGINMKKIKKYILNVNMRSGFMGAGAFTLGFPINQILHPDDKFAADYVTNYWLSLALYSFVATFLFNVTFKTRKQNI; the protein is encoded by the exons atgaactcagtattttttattaacccttttatatttgcCTTGATAATATGTTGTCAATATTATCAACATGAG GAGAATAAGAGcgaacatatatttaaagagCCCAATGCAGCAGTTACATTGTCATCAAGAATTAATAGATTATTAGCAGAGTGTGAAGCAGTACCAAGCACAAATCCTCTAAGTTCACATCGACAAAAAGAAATGCAATCCAATGCCGAGTCACAAAAAGGAGAATTGGGAATAAATCTAAATGAAAACGATATTGctaatttagaaaaatttataaaagaaaatatgaatgatCTGGTTGAGGgtgatgatgatgatgatgatgatgagATAGAATCTGAGGACGAAGGATATTCTTCTAATCACAAATCATGCAATAAACGAAAAACCTTAGAAAACAGCTATGACAAAAATcccaaatattttttgggtattaatatgaagaaaatcAAAAAGTATATACTCAATGTTAATATGAGATCAGGATTTATGGGTGCTGGAGCTTTTACCCTTGGTTTCCCAATTAACCAAATATTACACCCTGACGATAAATTTGCTGCCGATTATGTTACTAACTATTGGTTATCCCTCGCTTTGTATTCATTTGTCgctacatttttatttaatgtgACTTTCAAGACcagaaaacaaaatatttaa
- a CDS encoding fam-c protein (term=annotation;date=20120111;qualifier=removed_product=PYST-C2 homologue, putative;qualifier=added_product=plasmodium exported protein, unknown function;curatorName=ucb@sanger.ac.uk;~term=annotation;date=20130407;qualifier=removed_product=Plasmodium exported protein, unknown function;qualifier=added_product=fam-c protein;curatorName=ucb@sanger.ac.uk;~;query 1-4; ~;query 5-24; ~;query 25-264; ~tmhmm; query 1-265; ~iprscan;InterPro:IPR006491 : Plasmodium yoelii subtelomeric PYST-C2;TIGR_TIGRFAMS:TIGR01604; score=8.2E-15;query 11-114;description=Plasmodium yoelii subtelomeric PYST-C2) has translation MNKKIYCLVTVVSYILLVVTIQCFTNNDDLNKYVKKNRNIHDKYEMNSIDINNNEAFKYRSLSECNVEDDYTLGSSTIQEPSDNKTTEITSNIKKPKRLKFFNIFKRDNKNKKHKAPSHSKVRIPYPYDQITEAPLDYGKFLPRITITVENVTREYIPRTSKDLRYLLRMKKKLEKKIEYKSEYKSEYKPEYKSEYKPENKSESKSENKSENKSENNKEFLPSVEFKLRNDTYNLDPEYQYNLSLLSRYKKTRGRQPSTDKQSE, from the exons atgaataaaaaaatatattgtttagTTACCGTTGTTTCCTATATCCTTTTGGTTGTAACAATACAATGTTTTACAAATAAC GacgatttaaataaatatgtcaAGAAAAATAGGAACATAcatgataaatatgaaatgaACAGcatagatataaataataatgaagcatttaaatatagaagTCTTTCAGAATGTAATGTAGAAGATGATTACACTTTAGGTTCTTCTACGATTCAAGAACCTTCAGATAATAAAACGACAGAAATTACttcaaatattaaaaagccTAAAagattaaaattttttaatatatttaaaagagataacaaaaataaaaaacataaagcACCTTCACATAGTAAAGTACGCATACCTTATCCATATGATCAAATAACCGAAGCACCTTTAGATTATGGCAAATTTCTTCCTAGGATAACGATAACGGTGGAAAATGTTACTCGTGAATATATTCCACGAACTTCAAAAGATTTAAGGTATTTATTAcgtatgaaaaaaaaattagaaaaaaaaatagaatataAATCAGAGTATAAATCAGAGTATAAACCAGAGTATAAATCAGAGTATAAACcagaaaataaatcagAGAGTAAAtcagaaaataaatcagAGAATAAatcagaaaataataaagaatttCTTCCTTCGGTAGAATTTAAGCTGAGGAATGATACGTATAACCTTGATCCAGAAtatcaatataatttatctcTTTTATCacgttataaaaaaacaagagGAAGACAACCTTCAACTGATAAACAAAGTGAATAA
- a CDS encoding conserved rodent malaria protein, unknown function (tmhmm; query 1-179; ~;query 23-130; ~;query 5-22; ~;query 131-153; ~;query 1-4; ~;query 154-178; ~iprscan;Pfam:PF06589; score=2.3E-26;query 2-162;description=null), with the protein MNTKLYSLFVFVYLLIAYCATVQGKKNVNGKNDIYESNMIKKKSQKNYNKGNKHMQRTDEDDTGNFDINYLYKCVYYAYIQTIQNCVNTKVYILKENNEKFYENKKESTHSVSKMEKRRAKAEKIAKRQKAYAFAITSITALTILYFMRGYITNSLSNPNSSISKLIKKTVAIKNKNP; encoded by the exons atgaatacaaaattatacagCTTGTTTGTTTtcgtatatttattaatagcCTATTGTGCTACTGTTCAGGGAAAAAAGAATGTcaatggaaaaaatgatatatatgaatcCAATATGATCAAAAAGAAATCCCAAAAAAACTATAATAAAGGGAATAAACATATGCAAAGAACTGATGAGGATGATACAGGTAATTttgatattaattatttatataaatgtgtctattatgcatacataCAAACTATACAAAATTGTGTAAATACAAAAGTTT ATATactaaaagaaaataatgaaaaattttatgaaaataaaaaagaatctACACATTCAGTCAGTAAAATGGAAAAGAGAAGAGCTAAGGCCGAAAAAATAGCAAAAAGACAGAAAGCTTACGCCTTTGCTATAACCTCAATAACTGCTCTCACTATTTTATACTTTATGAGAGGATACATCACAAACAGCCTTTCAAATCCTAATTCTAGTATTtccaaattaataaaaaaaacagtagctattaaaaacaaaaatccataa
- a CDS encoding conserved rodent malaria protein, unknown function (query 213-213;GPI_cleavage_site_score=0.1462) has product MMLTNVIHIGQLSNQENISESSDSGQHNSSSEIKEQGDNIIDKPEQSQDDQQQTSGSKHETSSDALENGNNDLGGQDIEPKILMTQKTYKSITGIDSLRHHEDLWKIKRLLGFLIGAQNTFEKYRSPFYKAFTNIVKKMNQSPGPSLSEPENIQTTIPVDQSNATTQASLPTQNIGSPNSKQVNPSDSPSEKQLQPLVDPSSKTPSLNIEKGSTGTNVEDKTPQLVNSIDIFKGYNRPEIVVTVLFISIIL; this is encoded by the exons ATGATGTTAACGAATGTGATTCATATc GGTCAGTTATCAAATCAAGAGAATATATCAGAAAGTTCAGATAGTGGCCAACATAATTCATCAagtgaaataaaagaacaaggggataatataatagataAACCAGAACAATCACAAGATGATCAACAACAAACTTCAGGTTCTAAACACGAAACTTCAAGTGATGCGCtagaaaatggaaataatgaTTTAGGAGGTCAAGATATTGAACcgaaaattttaatgacTCAAAAGACCTATAAAAGTATTACAGGAATAGATTCATTGAGGCATCATGAAGATTTATGGAAGATAAAAAGGTTACTGGGGTTTTTAATTGGCGCTCAAAATACATTTGAAAAGTATCGTTCCCCTTTTTATAAAGCATTTACTAATATTG taaagaaaatgaaccAGAGCCCGGGCCCTTCTTTGTCAGAACCAGAAAATATCCAAACAACAATACCAGTTGATCAAAGCAATGCTACCACACAAGCGTCACTTCCTACACAAAATATTGGTTCACCAAATAGTAAACAAGTAAATCCTTCTGATTCACCCTCTGAGAAGCAACTTCAACCATTAGTTGATCCTAGCAGTAAAACACCTAGTctaaatattgaaaaaggAAGCACTGGAACCAATGTGGAAGACAAAACACCACAATTAGTAAACTCCatagatatatttaaaggATATAACCGACCTGAAATTGTTGTTACAGTTCTTTTTATatccattattttatga
- a CDS encoding fam-b protein (term=annotation;date=20110512;qualifier=removed_product=PYST-B homologue, putative;qualifier=added_product=plasmodium exported protein, unknown function;curatorName=ucb@sanger.ac.uk;~term=annotation;date=20130408;qualifier=removed_product=Plasmodium exported protein, unknown function;qualifier=added_product=fam-b protein;curatorName=ucb@sanger.ac.uk;~;query 1-207; ~;query 208-230; ~;query 231-259; ~;query 239-239;GPI_cleavage_site_score=0.12900001;~tmhmm; query 1-260; ~pfam_scan;Pfam:PF09592.6; E()=1.7E-93;score=312.2;query 3-232;description=DUF2031;~iprscan;InterPro:IPR006484 : Plasmodium yoelii subtelomeric PYST-B;Pfam:PF09592; score=1.7E-93;query 3-232;description=Plasmodium yoelii subtelomeric PYST-B;~iprscan;InterPro:IPR006484 : Plasmodium yoelii subtelomeric PYST-B;TIGR_TIGRFAMS:TIGR01597; score=2.2E-89;query 1-250;description=Plasmodium yoelii subtelomeric PYST-B), translating to MIIKILKHVLLSIIICSFEYAQNELYYVNERSIYLERNIINFGNNRALTDADNQFDLYDFYQSTLSLGNQLNDGNGDDEKMMPLRNFIDSHITKHKESNTLPNLNDLDEKTKKLIYELQKELEETKKEIDNIRNNELAIQPVQDKIIIKNDGNISVSEQDFKQLENEGNFLKIEDYNFEDEYNEIISSDIYKEIKDSKKAKKEFKKTFINMMIIMVGLAMAIASETWYLIFLYTPQMLSLAKSYWKEFKYRINKPKYPK from the exons atgataattaaaattttaaaacatgtTTTGCtttcaattattatttgttccTTTGAATATGCCCAAAAT GAATTATACTATGTAAACGAGAGAAGCATATACCTTGAaaggaatataataaattttggaAATAATAGAGCATTAACAGATGCAGACAACCAATTCgatttatatgatttttatcaatCAACTTTGAGTCTTGGAAATCAATTGAATGACGGCAATGGTGATGACGAAAAAATGATGCCTCTTCGAAACTTTATAGATTCACATATAACGAAGCATAAAGAAAGTAATACATTACCCAATTTAAATGATCTTGAtgaaaaaacgaaaaagtTAATCTATGAACTTCAAAAAGAATTagaagaaacaaaaaaggaGATTGATAATATAAGGAATAATGAATTAGCAATACAACCGGTAcaagataaaataataataaaaaacgatGGAAATATTTCTGTATCAGAACAAGACTTTAAACAATTGGAAAATGAAGGAAACTTCTTGAAGATTGAAGATTATAACTTTGAAgatgaatataatgaaattatatcaagtgatatttataaggaaataaaagatagtaaaaaagcaaaaaaagaatttaaaaaaacttttataaatatgatgatTATTATGGTAGGTCTTGCTATGGCAATAGCATCAGAAACGTGGTACTTAATATTTCTATACACACCACAGATGCTTTCCCTAGCTAAGAGCTATTGGAAAGAGTTTAAATATCGCATTAATAAACCAAAATATCCAAAATAA
- a CDS encoding conserved Plasmodium protein, unknown function (term=annotation;date=20170422;qualifier=removed_product=conserved rodent malaria protein, unknown function;qualifier=added_product=conserved plasmodium protein, unknown function;curatorName=ucb@sanger.ac.uk;~;query 612-612;GPI_cleavage_site_score=2.4940002;~iprscan;InterPro:IPR004182 : GRAM;Pfam:PF02893; score=6.1E-5;query 155-254;description=GRAM domain) — protein MASLNETKQYHDFATEVEESPLFTNSHQNSELILDDNDEYIGYHKIFEINIKDDNENITIGMNELCQSATEPSDDESVSDDIPDANINQEIINYVYENLLPKGTNNESSSNNLGPNDKVAKYLRATSKKEELDGNDQQKASSSETVEETHEGNRAIIKTDECKLSLKSPVLVEGKCFISSDTIYFVSEFNQILKNSSIVRVKYDTLLLSKYAQELNIIPKWLKINPDENQLFSFTSLLDKDDIHNSISDMIKYAIDSKQKLETNTTPCDKTQMISQNNKLNSNDITSSLELSEKVLIIKDMDDMISMNLYPEEIKLLEENDFYSDLKYANSLYINKNFKDVYYNVFSKITEKNPYYEFYKRLDPQGVNYDEFNELGDTIQIPSGHSFNFKYNISLTKAKRKVYGIFTIPTRSDISETIKLFFFDSCIVLQTQISFVSMLPILKSFRAVITVILHDVPSEDGSGKNGTQIDMRYGVYFFEFSFFKGYITNNLLPLLEITCSKFKICLNECIWDIYKSKALRESGIEISNINNIFRTSNSSGPSSCITNNEQSRHSDPQNRTLDGFKNQIKKSQNNETIINTKHIKNIVGNYINEAMQVNPMVTPSDKTPKFASSSIIILMYIYMNFIQSLRNSS, from the exons ATGGCATCGTTAAATGAAACAAAACAATATCATGATTTTGCAACTGAGGTGGAAGAATCGCCTCTATTTACTAACAGCCATCAGAATTCCGAATTAATATTAGATGATAATGATGAATATATAGGTTAccataaaatttttgaaattaatataaaagacgataatgaaaatataacaattgGAATGAATGAACTTTGTCAAAGTGCGACAGAACCAAGTGACGACGAAAGTGTTTCAGATGACATTCCTGATGCAAATATCAAtcaagaaataataaattatgtttatgaaaatttgcTACCAAAAGGAACAAACAATGAAAGTTCATCGAATAATTTGGGCCCAAATGACAAAGTTGCAAAGTATTTAAGGGCTActtcaaaaaaagaagaactAGATGGCAATGATCAACAAAAAGCTTCTTCGAGCGAAACAGTGGAAGAAACTCATGAAGGAAATCGTgctataataaaaacagaTGAATGCAAACTTTCATTAAAAAGCCCTGTTTTAGTTGAAGGAAAATGCTTCATATCGAGTGATaccatttattttgtttctGAGTTTaatcaaatattaaaaaattcatcgATTGTTAGAGTAAAATATGATACACTCCTATTATCTAAATATGCACAAGAGTTGAATATAATTCCTAAATGGCTTAAAATAAATCCAGATGAAAACCAATTATTTTCGTTTACATCATTATTAGATAAAGACGATATACATAATTCGATATCGGACATGATCAAATATGCAATAGAttcaaaacaaaaattggAAACAAATACGACACCATGCGATAAAACACAAATGATAAGTCAAAATAACAAACTAAATTCAAATGACATAACATCCTCTCTCGAATTGTCAGAAAaagttttaattataaaagataTGGATGATATGATATCTATGAATTTATATCCCGaagaaattaaattattagaagaaaatgatttttatagtgatttaaaatatgcaaatagtttatatataaataaaaattttaaagatGTTTATTATAACGTATTTTCGAAGATTACTGAAAAAAATCCATATtatgaattttataaacGACTAGATCCACAAGGTGTTAATTATGACGAGTTTAATGAATTAGGCGATACCATACAAATTCCATCTGGAcattcatttaattttaaatataatatatcattgaCAAAAGCTAAAAGAAAAGTATATGgaatttttacaatacCTACAAGATCAGATATTAGTGAAactattaaattatttttttttgatagcTGTATAGTTTTACAAACACAAATTAGCTTTGTATCTATGTTGCCAATTCTTAAATCTTTCCGAGCTGTCATAACAGTGATTTTACACGATGTTCCTAGTGAAGACGGTAGCGGAAAAAATGGTACACAGATAGATATGCGGTATGgcgtatatttttttgaattttcatTCTTCAAAGgatatataacaaataatCTTTTACCATTATTAGAAATAACTTGTTCAAAGTTTAAGATATGCTTAAATGAATGTATATGGGACATATATAAGAGCAAAGCCTTGCGTGAAAGTGGTATCGAAATTAgcaatataaacaatatttttagaacATCGAATAGTAGCGGCCCCAGTAGTTGTATTACAAATAATGAGCAATCAAGACATTCTGATCCTCAAAATAGGACACTAGATGGATtcaaaaatcaaataaaaaaatcccaaaataatgaaacaaTCATAAATACGAAacacattaaaaatatcgtAGGCAATTACATAAACGAAGCAATGCAGGTTAATCCCATGGTGACGCCTTCCGATAAAA CCCCAAAATTTGCCTCCTCttctataataatattgatgTACATTTATATGAACTTTATTCAAAGTTTAAGAAATTCATCATAA